The proteins below come from a single Amphiura filiformis chromosome 15, Afil_fr2py, whole genome shotgun sequence genomic window:
- the LOC140172040 gene encoding cytochrome P450 2H1-like gives MADIKARIGMAKGRTIEFQDLWNDRNATELKMKLIKILESFSPYALCFGLLGILIISWRRKSAKKNLPPGPKSWPIIGCVPTLLYLAFVKKMDKNTMCKHLLDKYGDGDIVSVNICGQEIVILSKDDVIKEAYTNPSLSDRAIVETQSWIRYDTAKIHRKIIIGALKGNYGYKTERLEQVIQEECQLLSSEIKHLIGKDFDVSLLLRNATANIVLSFTTGKHFEWSNQKLHKLLDTILELNAACVRSFALSFFPIPINILSPSNVRQKATCTEYVLSFMGNLIAGHASKKDEITNLIDVYRNEMQLSFDSKHDGDLLRDGLVFITNAGTHTTANAISRIIIHLAELPEIQDRVHQEIIHIVGRDRLPCWSDRHQLHYTQATIMELMRQTPNFVGAPHLAGDETTLRGYTIPRGAILVGCIGSVCDDPTTWPDPEVCKPERFLDEKGHFQERIEFNPFGTGRRTCAGEGMAKMQVLLLMTTLLQRYEIRPPDVKGETVFDIASYAAIIQAVPRKA, from the exons ATGGCAGACATCAAAGCCAGGATTGGAATGGCCAAAGGAAGAACGATTGAATTTCAGGATCTGTGGAATGATCGAAATGCAACAGAACTGAAAATGAAACTGATCAAGATACTG GAATCTTTTAGCCCGTATGCATTATGCTTTGGTTTACTGGGCATACTCATAATCTCTTGGCGCAGAAAGTCAGCAAAGAAGAATCTACCACCAGGTCCGAAATCATGGCCTATTATTGGTTGCGTCCCAACTTTGTTGTATCTTGCCTTTGTGaaaaaaatggataaaaacaCAATGTGTAAGCATCTCCTCGATAAATATGGCGATGGTGATATAGTCAGTGTTAACATTTGTGGCCAAGAAATAGTTATCTTGAGTAAGGATGACGTCATCAAGGAAGCTTATACCAATCCGTCTTTAAGCGACAGAGCGATAGTCGAGACGCAATCTT GGATCCGTTATGATACTGCTAAAATCCACCGAAAGATTATCATAGGAGCCTTGAAAGGAAACTATGGGTACAAAACAGAACGCCTTGAACAGGTGATTCAGGAAGAATGCCAACTTCTATCTTCAGAAATCAAACATCTAATCGGTAAAGATTTTGATGTTTCGTTACTCCTTCGGAATGCTACGGCGAATATTGTACTTTCGTTTACTACGGGCAAGCATTTCGAGTGGAGTAATCAAAAGTTACACAAACTTCTGGACACTATTCTGGAGTTAAATGCGGCATGTGTGCGTTCTTTTGCTCTTTCATTCTTTCCAATACCCATTAACATACTGTCTCCATCAAACGTACGTCAAAAAGCAACTTGTACAGAATACGTCTTGTCTTTTATGGGCAACCTGATTGCAGGACATGCATCCAAAAAGGATGAAATCACAAATCTCATTGATGTATATCGAAACGAAATGCAGCTCTCTTTTGATTCCAAACACGACGGGGACTTGTTAAGAGACGGACTGGTGTTTATAACGAATGCAGGAACACATACCACCGCAAATGCGATTTCACGAATCATAATTCATCTAGCAGAGTTACCAGAAATCCAAGACCGTGTTCACCAAGAAATCATCCACATAGTGGGTAGAGATCGGCTGCCGTGTTGGTCAGATAGACACCAGCTTCATTACACCCAAGCTACGATTATGGAGCTCATGCGGCAAACTCCAAATTTTGTGGGTGCACCTCATTTAGCTGGAGATGAGACCACGCTGAGAGGGTATACCATACCTAGAGGAGCAATATTGGTTGGTTGTATCGGCTCCGTTTGTGACGACCCAACTACGTGGCCGGATCCCGAAGTATGCAAACCTGAACGCTTTCTAGACGAAAAAGGACATTTTCAGGAGCGGATTGAATTTAATCCTTTTGGAACAG GTCGACGAACTTGTGCTGGAGAAGGAATGGCTAAGATGCAGGTTCTGCTATTGATGACCACCTTACTCCAGCGATACGAGATCCGACCACCAGACGTGAAAGGAGAGACGGTTTTTGATATAGCATCTTATGCTGCGATTATTCAAGCAGTCCCGCGTAAAGCATGA